One genomic region from Sphingobacterium sp. UGAL515B_05 encodes:
- a CDS encoding DNA repair ATPase, with amino-acid sequence MPEENVTNQNDSLDQGAYEIIRKRLLTQKEELSIKLQQLNNARKEVFNATSFILKANQRITTENNCVARGILALDNLCIFGYNVHFGLRTEIKLEDVFSVYTFENNQFIPQSLDLINDPNFIGDYQNLYKYYRDSIFSKFRRTENYLYMIFQTSKNPADLKAFKWLIKDGTLQYQDDRSIHEVKLPNQFEFDWTKTTLEDRRLGKHPHISIKDKIFIEAINGDITFKIENNTDTGKGIFSEKVSNADQQLDDADYYYADLGNLIAVRIKPYQEDFRAFVFNQRTKQVVNLKSLNESAILLPDNQGIIFSNGYYLQNGTHKIFDVQFDQVSFLRRIASPNGEDFLYIFCQEETNTYILLSYNIIQQHVETPIICNGFTLFKDGSLIYFRTEAEATRHHQVQIWETPYMAVLKENELKKEDPLYKVGNKQIVQAMAEAQEVIQLINKEDSYEGLYEDILKKSTVLLDSYFWIKDEALSNLGQPLAQIKEVANTAIDEFVKVQAQRKYATELNSSAEKKMEELTFSINSTVVEKLDQLVHQLADSRRLQGEIIDLKNVKYIDVVRIDALLDKLQSITTELAEKTIAFLLRDEALHPYEQKVEQQKNNVAAIIKVYDAKAIEEANSAISSELELLIDILNSLKIDDSTQTTKIIEKIAVIFSSLNEVRSQLTRKLNSLKSTEAIAEFSAQLTLLEQSVTNYLELSTTTEKVDEYYTKVIVQLEELESKFSEFEDFALKIADKRDEIIKAFNSRREQIVEQINKRSSSLEQIGLRVLKNIENKSKTFATREEILSFFASDLMIDKIRQLVQELKTLSDVSKAENLENLLKKSQEDALRVLRDKNDLFVDGENIIALGKHKFAVNNQSLSLTLLRKNDEIYFHLTGTSFYQKVKGSEIENFRDIWDQELISENKDVYRAEYLAYKTFLASKGQHDFDANLFINQTVEQSYSEGYVKGVHNFDALVIYDTIKQLDSKLDLLRYDPHLRAMAQLFWHSLAQDQQEKQQALIQSTHAVLKAFPNSTRYQSVVDELTKLFNNWDTHLDRSTINGEEIASYLFQTFTSYSKFVVSEQSDELKKAFIRLLENKKSFKLFEADIQHTQFSLVDRFYLTLNWLNSFIDENSDYQAFHKYIEETAVTLLYPKDEYQLIIAKDNALIQGLKGNHPILNNGEEQIQYHQFLRRLKTFAELNAPRFQEFASLKEQLGKTYAKELKIGEFEPKVLTSFVRNKLINEVYFPLIGNNLAKQLGAAGDNKRTARMGMLLLISPPGYGKTTLMEYLAKTMGLHFVKINGPTIGHSITSIDPVEAKTSGEREELKKINLAFEMADNVMLYLDDIQHLNPEFLQKFISLADGQRKIDGIFEGESKTYDLRGKRFCIVMAGNPYTESGSKFQIPDMLANRADVYNLGDVIGDTEALFNLSLIENAAIENSYLEKIASKSFNDFYALVNYAQSVVDQLPDLEGNYLKQDIDDFITVLKHVLKIRNVVIKVNQNYIQSAAMQDNYRTEPPFKMQGSYRNMSKLVAQVVPMMNDEEIDQVLLAHYESESQTLTADTESNLLKLKELAGLINNVEQERWEHIKQIFRKNNKHGGLAKDDKVFAQMQDFNENLEGIIQAIRAYKN; translated from the coding sequence ATGCCAGAAGAAAACGTAACAAATCAGAACGACTCCCTTGATCAAGGTGCATACGAGATTATTCGGAAGCGACTTCTAACACAAAAAGAAGAGCTTTCTATCAAACTCCAGCAACTAAATAATGCCCGCAAGGAAGTATTTAATGCGACAAGCTTTATACTCAAGGCCAATCAACGGATCACCACAGAAAATAATTGTGTTGCTCGCGGTATTTTAGCCCTGGACAATCTATGTATATTCGGTTATAACGTCCATTTTGGGCTACGTACCGAAATTAAACTCGAAGATGTTTTCAGTGTATATACGTTCGAAAACAATCAATTTATCCCACAATCACTCGATCTGATCAATGATCCTAATTTCATTGGCGATTACCAAAATTTATATAAATACTATCGCGACTCGATCTTTTCCAAGTTTCGACGTACGGAAAATTATCTTTATATGATCTTTCAGACCAGCAAAAATCCTGCTGACCTGAAGGCATTCAAGTGGTTGATTAAAGACGGAACGCTCCAATATCAGGACGACCGCAGCATTCATGAGGTTAAATTGCCTAATCAGTTTGAGTTTGACTGGACGAAAACAACCTTAGAAGACCGTCGCCTCGGAAAACACCCGCACATTTCCATTAAGGACAAGATCTTTATAGAAGCGATCAATGGCGATATTACTTTTAAAATTGAAAACAATACCGATACGGGAAAAGGAATCTTCTCCGAAAAAGTTTCAAACGCAGACCAACAACTGGATGATGCGGATTACTACTATGCAGACCTTGGCAATTTGATTGCCGTTCGTATTAAACCGTATCAAGAAGATTTCCGTGCATTTGTCTTTAACCAGCGGACAAAGCAAGTAGTAAACCTTAAATCACTGAATGAATCGGCCATTCTACTACCCGATAATCAAGGAATCATTTTTTCTAACGGATACTACCTGCAGAATGGCACCCATAAAATCTTTGACGTCCAGTTTGACCAGGTTAGTTTTCTTAGGCGCATAGCATCACCAAACGGCGAAGACTTTCTCTATATCTTTTGTCAGGAGGAAACGAATACCTACATCTTACTGTCTTATAACATCATTCAGCAGCATGTCGAAACTCCGATCATCTGCAATGGCTTCACCCTTTTCAAAGACGGTAGTTTAATTTACTTCCGCACAGAGGCTGAAGCAACACGACATCATCAGGTTCAGATCTGGGAAACCCCTTACATGGCGGTACTCAAAGAAAATGAGCTAAAAAAAGAAGATCCGCTTTATAAGGTCGGTAATAAACAGATCGTACAAGCCATGGCCGAGGCACAAGAAGTCATACAGCTCATCAACAAAGAAGACAGTTATGAAGGTCTTTACGAGGATATACTCAAAAAATCGACTGTCCTACTTGACTCCTATTTTTGGATAAAGGATGAAGCCTTGTCAAATCTTGGGCAGCCACTCGCACAGATCAAGGAGGTCGCCAATACAGCAATTGATGAATTTGTTAAGGTCCAAGCCCAACGTAAATACGCCACAGAGCTCAATAGCAGTGCCGAGAAGAAAATGGAGGAGCTTACCTTTTCCATCAATAGTACAGTAGTCGAGAAGCTTGATCAACTTGTTCATCAACTGGCAGATTCACGTCGTTTACAGGGCGAAATCATTGACCTCAAAAATGTCAAATATATTGATGTAGTCCGCATCGATGCTTTACTCGATAAACTACAGTCAATCACCACCGAACTCGCCGAAAAGACAATTGCCTTCTTGCTTCGCGACGAGGCTTTACACCCCTATGAGCAGAAAGTGGAGCAACAGAAAAACAATGTTGCTGCAATTATCAAAGTCTACGACGCCAAGGCGATCGAGGAAGCCAATTCGGCTATATCGAGCGAGCTGGAGCTGTTGATCGATATTCTAAACAGTTTAAAAATCGACGACTCCACTCAAACCACCAAAATCATCGAAAAGATAGCTGTTATTTTCTCTTCCTTGAATGAAGTCCGGTCGCAGCTTACACGCAAACTCAATTCATTAAAAAGTACGGAAGCCATTGCAGAATTTTCTGCCCAACTTACGTTACTGGAGCAGTCTGTCACCAACTACCTTGAACTCTCTACGACAACAGAAAAAGTAGACGAGTATTATACCAAGGTCATTGTTCAACTGGAAGAACTTGAAAGTAAGTTCTCAGAATTTGAGGACTTCGCCCTGAAGATAGCAGATAAGCGCGATGAAATCATCAAAGCATTTAATTCCCGCAGAGAGCAAATCGTTGAACAGATCAACAAACGAAGCTCTTCACTCGAACAAATTGGCCTTCGTGTATTAAAGAATATCGAAAACAAGTCAAAGACATTTGCAACGCGTGAGGAAATCCTAAGTTTCTTTGCTTCAGATTTGATGATTGACAAAATCAGACAACTTGTGCAAGAACTGAAAACGCTCAGTGATGTTTCAAAAGCTGAAAATCTTGAAAACCTACTCAAAAAATCTCAAGAGGATGCATTACGCGTTTTACGTGACAAGAATGATCTTTTTGTAGATGGAGAGAACATTATTGCTCTTGGTAAGCATAAATTTGCCGTCAATAATCAGTCACTCAGTTTAACGCTCTTGCGCAAAAATGACGAAATATACTTCCATCTTACCGGAACGAGCTTCTATCAAAAAGTCAAAGGTTCCGAAATTGAAAACTTTAGAGATATTTGGGATCAGGAACTGATTTCCGAAAACAAAGATGTATACCGAGCTGAATATCTCGCTTATAAAACATTCCTTGCTTCTAAAGGACAGCACGATTTTGATGCCAACCTGTTTATCAATCAGACTGTCGAGCAAAGTTATTCGGAAGGTTATGTCAAAGGAGTGCATAATTTTGATGCCCTGGTAATCTATGATACCATCAAACAACTAGACAGCAAGCTTGATCTTTTACGTTACGATCCTCATTTGCGTGCTATGGCGCAGTTGTTTTGGCATTCACTGGCCCAAGACCAACAGGAAAAACAGCAAGCGTTGATCCAGTCTACACACGCCGTATTAAAAGCATTTCCAAATTCCACACGCTACCAATCTGTCGTTGACGAACTCACAAAATTATTCAACAATTGGGACACTCATTTGGATCGCTCGACAATTAATGGAGAGGAGATTGCGAGCTATCTTTTCCAGACTTTCACAAGCTATAGCAAGTTTGTCGTCAGTGAGCAATCGGATGAACTGAAGAAGGCTTTCATCAGGCTATTGGAAAACAAAAAGAGTTTCAAACTTTTTGAAGCAGATATTCAGCATACACAATTTAGTCTCGTAGACCGTTTCTATTTGACTTTAAATTGGCTAAATTCTTTTATCGACGAGAACAGTGACTACCAGGCTTTCCACAAGTACATTGAGGAAACTGCAGTCACACTTCTTTATCCAAAAGATGAATACCAATTGATCATCGCCAAAGACAATGCGCTCATCCAGGGATTAAAGGGAAATCATCCGATCTTGAACAATGGAGAAGAACAGATTCAATACCATCAATTTCTGCGTAGGTTGAAGACATTTGCCGAATTGAATGCCCCTCGTTTTCAAGAATTCGCTTCTTTGAAGGAGCAGCTTGGAAAAACATATGCCAAGGAGCTGAAAATCGGAGAATTTGAACCAAAAGTCTTAACATCTTTTGTCCGAAATAAGTTGATCAACGAGGTTTACTTTCCATTGATCGGAAATAACCTGGCTAAACAACTTGGGGCAGCTGGCGACAATAAACGTACCGCCAGAATGGGCATGCTTCTCCTCATTTCTCCGCCAGGTTACGGAAAGACAACATTGATGGAATACCTCGCGAAAACCATGGGATTACATTTTGTGAAAATCAACGGACCTACGATAGGGCATTCCATTACTTCGATTGATCCTGTGGAGGCCAAAACTTCCGGGGAACGTGAGGAACTTAAGAAGATTAATCTTGCCTTTGAAATGGCCGACAATGTGATGCTCTACCTCGATGATATCCAACATTTGAATCCGGAATTCCTACAGAAATTTATTTCATTGGCTGACGGGCAACGTAAGATCGATGGTATTTTTGAAGGCGAGAGTAAAACATATGATTTGCGTGGGAAAAGATTCTGCATCGTAATGGCTGGAAACCCCTATACAGAAAGCGGGTCCAAATTTCAGATTCCAGATATGCTTGCCAACCGTGCCGATGTCTACAATCTAGGGGATGTGATCGGTGATACCGAAGCACTATTCAATCTAAGCTTGATCGAAAATGCGGCAATTGAAAACAGCTACCTAGAGAAAATAGCAAGCAAATCCTTCAACGACTTCTATGCTTTAGTGAACTATGCGCAATCAGTGGTAGATCAACTTCCCGATTTAGAAGGCAATTACCTGAAGCAAGATATCGATGATTTTATAACGGTATTAAAACATGTTTTAAAGATCAGAAATGTTGTTATCAAGGTCAATCAAAATTATATTCAAAGTGCGGCCATGCAGGACAATTACCGAACAGAACCGCCGTTCAAAATGCAAGGATCCTACCGGAATATGAGCAAGCTCGTTGCGCAAGTTGTGCCCATGATGAACGATGAGGAGATTGATCAGGTTCTCCTCGCACATTATGAAAGCGAGTCACAAACCCTTACTGCCGATACAGAAAGTAATCTTCTAAAATTGAAAGAACTCGCCGGATTGATAAACAATGTGGAACAAGAGCGCTGGGAACACATCAAACAAATCTTCCGCAAAAACAATAAACATGGTGGTTTGGCCAAAGATGATAAGGTGTTTGCACAAATGCAGGACTTTAACGAAAATCTAGAGGGTATCATACAGGCCATTCGTGCTTATAAGAATTAG
- a CDS encoding bifunctional alpha/beta hydrolase/class I SAM-dependent methyltransferase: MKSGYFKSFDQGELLYRVWNYQAGQRALIVLHRGHEHSERLQEMATDPQFADHSIFAFDLRGHGYTKEPVSPIFMDYVRDLDSFVHYIGREYLVDPKDIFVIANSIAGVVVSAWVHDFAPKVAGIALLAPAFEIKLYVPLANQMIALGTKLKKDLIIQSYVKSKVLTHDIDQQKAYDADPLISKSINGALLVDLLKAGERIVEDAAAIDIPVIVLSAEKDYVVKNSVQKKFFVTIASKLKTFITLRNFYHGILFETNRQKVYQYLRNFIDKAYARQRPELTLEPDEFSVKEYEQLYHKLLPAGEKLNYAVQKWALGKIGSLSKGMNLGLQFGFDSGISLDYVYRNESQGKNRFGRILDRGYLEAIGWKGIRIRKQHLLQLLEEHITNVKAAGKTVKILDIAGGTGNYLFDIKEKYPEVEIVINEFLLSNIAVGEKIIRRNRLQGIRFTNYDCFDPATYSKLEFEPNIVIISGIFELFGDNEMASKAVKGATSICEESSHLVYTGQPWHPQLKMIAYVLNSHQKKDWVMRRRSQKELDRLMAYNGVVKERMLIDDFGIFTVSSGAVNK; the protein is encoded by the coding sequence ATGAAATCAGGTTACTTCAAGAGTTTTGATCAAGGGGAGTTATTATATCGCGTTTGGAATTATCAGGCCGGACAGCGGGCATTGATCGTACTGCACCGTGGGCATGAGCATTCGGAACGTCTGCAGGAGATGGCTACGGATCCACAGTTTGCTGATCATTCAATCTTTGCATTTGATTTGCGCGGACATGGTTATACGAAAGAACCAGTTTCACCGATCTTTATGGATTATGTACGGGATTTAGATAGTTTCGTTCATTATATAGGCCGTGAATATTTGGTTGATCCGAAAGACATTTTCGTTATCGCCAATAGTATTGCAGGAGTTGTTGTCAGTGCCTGGGTACATGATTTTGCTCCTAAAGTCGCAGGTATTGCATTGTTGGCACCTGCATTTGAAATTAAATTATATGTGCCCTTGGCAAATCAGATGATTGCTTTGGGAACAAAGCTAAAAAAAGATCTGATTATCCAGAGTTATGTCAAATCTAAGGTGTTGACTCACGATATCGATCAGCAGAAGGCTTACGATGCCGATCCTTTGATATCCAAATCTATCAATGGCGCTTTGTTGGTTGATCTATTAAAAGCTGGCGAGCGTATCGTTGAAGACGCTGCGGCGATTGATATTCCTGTGATTGTCCTTTCTGCTGAAAAAGATTATGTGGTCAAAAATTCGGTGCAGAAAAAATTCTTTGTGACAATCGCCTCAAAGTTGAAGACCTTTATTACATTACGTAATTTCTACCATGGGATTCTATTTGAAACAAACCGGCAAAAGGTGTATCAGTATCTGCGAAACTTTATCGACAAGGCCTATGCCCGACAACGTCCTGAGCTGACGCTGGAACCCGATGAGTTTTCGGTGAAAGAGTATGAACAATTATACCATAAGTTACTTCCTGCGGGTGAAAAATTGAATTATGCGGTCCAGAAATGGGCATTGGGTAAAATAGGTTCCTTAAGTAAAGGAATGAATTTAGGCCTGCAGTTTGGATTTGATTCTGGGATATCGCTAGACTACGTCTATCGCAATGAATCGCAGGGTAAAAATCGCTTTGGGCGCATCCTCGACCGTGGTTATCTGGAGGCCATCGGCTGGAAAGGAATTCGCATTCGAAAACAACACTTGTTACAGTTGCTGGAAGAGCATATAACAAATGTTAAAGCTGCTGGGAAAACCGTTAAGATATTGGACATTGCGGGTGGGACCGGAAATTACTTATTTGATATTAAAGAAAAATATCCCGAGGTCGAAATCGTGATTAATGAATTCCTGTTGTCAAATATTGCGGTAGGAGAGAAGATTATCCGTAGAAACCGATTGCAGGGAATACGATTTACCAACTACGATTGTTTTGATCCAGCTACCTATTCCAAACTAGAATTTGAGCCTAACATTGTTATTATCTCAGGTATCTTTGAACTTTTTGGTGACAATGAAATGGCAAGTAAGGCTGTAAAAGGTGCAACTTCGATTTGTGAAGAAAGTAGTCATTTGGTTTATACTGGACAGCCATGGCATCCACAGTTAAAGATGATTGCTTACGTGTTAAACAGTCATCAGAAAAAAGACTGGGTGATGCGCCGTCGTTCGCAGAAAGAACTAGACCGGCTGATGGCCTACAATGGAGTCGTTAAGGAACGTATGCTAATCGACGACTTTGGCATATTTACAGTCTCTTCGGGCGCGGTAAATAAGTAG
- a CDS encoding phosphatase PAP2 family protein, with product MDEKRLKNRGLQFAVFLYCALFFQLTYSAAAVHAANQVIVSSFVFPFEHFMPFVSWMIIPYMSSGLFFALVPFCCRSREELWVYTKRFSFITIVSICCFFIFPLRFSFDRPNVEHPVFKFFFTFLSKHDSPFNQAPSLHVAYACLFWSVLGRQLKGWTRWIVGIWLLFMGIATLTVYQHHLVDVLTAMILAHVGFVLFPSPSVLLHDSALSRLKAGDLPFLAGTEKMKLDEKAKLDLEAEVCRRNQGIGNVYYAIGWCLLLLALWGGTHAFGLYLWCWPSLVCIAVGRNYVINNPTFLKNEEGWIPGFKKLFYSPYQWIYWLLWRFVRRRNKSSLLEILPRCYVGPRATAEDLRVLGLNKHLVVFDLAAELEEIAILHVQENYHSFPLLDIAAITLADAERILAALVIRYQQLKRGENMIIHCTMGYNRSMIFAVLLSQKILSLDLMDAIDLVKSHNKHLVLHKHTLQLMEVLVERNS from the coding sequence ATGGATGAAAAACGACTGAAAAATAGGGGGCTGCAATTTGCTGTTTTCCTTTATTGTGCGCTATTTTTTCAGTTGACTTATTCTGCTGCTGCGGTCCATGCTGCAAATCAGGTTATTGTATCTTCGTTTGTGTTTCCTTTTGAACACTTTATGCCGTTCGTTTCTTGGATGATTATCCCCTACATGAGTAGCGGTTTGTTCTTCGCTTTGGTTCCTTTCTGTTGTCGAAGTCGAGAAGAGCTTTGGGTCTATACGAAGCGTTTCAGTTTCATTACCATCGTCTCTATTTGTTGTTTTTTTATTTTTCCCTTGCGATTTTCCTTTGATAGGCCTAACGTTGAGCATCCTGTTTTTAAATTCTTCTTCACCTTTTTGAGTAAGCATGACTCTCCATTTAATCAAGCCCCTTCGCTGCATGTGGCGTATGCATGTCTGTTTTGGTCTGTGCTCGGTAGGCAGCTAAAAGGCTGGACACGCTGGATAGTGGGGATTTGGTTGCTATTCATGGGAATTGCTACACTCACTGTTTATCAGCACCATCTGGTGGATGTGTTGACCGCGATGATTCTGGCTCATGTCGGATTTGTCCTATTCCCATCTCCATCGGTATTGCTTCATGACAGCGCTTTATCGAGGCTAAAGGCGGGGGATTTGCCCTTTTTGGCCGGTACCGAAAAGATGAAATTAGACGAAAAGGCGAAATTAGACTTGGAGGCCGAGGTTTGTCGTAGAAACCAAGGAATTGGCAACGTTTACTACGCCATCGGCTGGTGTTTACTGTTACTGGCATTGTGGGGCGGGACTCATGCATTTGGATTATATCTTTGGTGTTGGCCATCCTTAGTCTGTATTGCGGTAGGAAGAAATTATGTTATCAATAATCCAACGTTTCTGAAAAATGAAGAAGGTTGGATACCCGGCTTTAAGAAATTGTTTTATAGCCCATACCAATGGATTTATTGGTTGTTGTGGCGATTCGTAAGACGTCGTAATAAATCATCATTGCTTGAGATTTTACCACGTTGTTATGTAGGCCCGAGGGCGACAGCAGAAGATCTCCGTGTGCTTGGTCTGAATAAGCATCTGGTTGTTTTTGACCTGGCTGCAGAATTGGAAGAAATAGCGATCCTACATGTACAGGAAAACTATCATTCATTTCCATTGTTGGATATAGCGGCAATTACGCTGGCTGATGCCGAAAGGATATTGGCTGCGCTCGTCATCCGTTATCAGCAATTGAAGCGAGGTGAAAATATGATTATACATTGTACAATGGGCTACAACAGGAGTATGATTTTTGCTGTTCTATTGTCACAAAAAATATTATCTTTAGATTTAATGGATGCTATAGATTTGGTTAAATCTCATAATAAGCATCTTGTGTTGCATAAACATACACTTCAGTTGATGGAGGTGCTAGTCGAGAGAAATAGCTAG
- a CDS encoding SDR family NAD(P)-dependent oxidoreductase: protein MKVFIAGGTSGIGLALAKRYLERGAEVAVCGRDLTKMSAYPWGHSIRSFEVDVCQLSSLQNAVSSFCAHMPLDLFINCTGSYADDVAQQISYQETVAMLQVNMMGTLNCFEAARTAMQGQPEGQIAIVASVSGTLHFPNSSLYSKTKRAAIQVADAYRRALYPYGIGVTVIAPGYVDTEKLRALNKQDLSKKPFLIPVDDAAQRIMTAIEQKKKQVVFPKRMKWLMASLGLLPNIVLNKIMSRKAKWMKND from the coding sequence ATGAAAGTATTTATTGCTGGTGGTACAAGTGGAATAGGCCTTGCTTTGGCCAAGCGTTATCTTGAGCGAGGAGCCGAGGTAGCGGTATGTGGACGTGATCTGACGAAAATGTCAGCCTATCCTTGGGGACATAGCATCAGAAGTTTTGAAGTCGATGTATGTCAATTGAGCAGCCTGCAAAATGCGGTCAGTTCATTTTGTGCGCATATGCCTTTAGACCTCTTTATCAATTGTACAGGGAGTTACGCGGATGACGTTGCTCAACAAATAAGCTATCAGGAGACGGTGGCTATGCTCCAGGTCAATATGATGGGCACTTTAAATTGTTTTGAAGCGGCTAGAACTGCTATGCAAGGCCAGCCGGAAGGACAAATTGCAATTGTTGCATCAGTTTCGGGAACGCTCCATTTTCCCAATTCAAGCCTATATAGTAAGACAAAGCGTGCTGCAATCCAAGTGGCTGATGCGTATCGTAGGGCACTTTATCCGTATGGAATCGGGGTTACTGTTATTGCTCCGGGCTATGTTGATACGGAAAAATTGAGAGCGCTCAATAAGCAAGATTTGTCTAAAAAGCCATTCTTAATCCCTGTAGACGATGCCGCACAGCGTATAATGACAGCTATCGAACAGAAGAAGAAGCAAGTCGTTTTTCCGAAGCGTATGAAGTGGTTGATGGCATCTCTGGGACTACTTCCAAATATTGTGTTGAATAAAATTATGTCAAGGAAGGCCAAATGGATGAAAAACGACTGA
- a CDS encoding patatin-like phospholipase family protein, whose translation MAYQRAVLFSGGGTRFSLYLGMYAALDELGLKPDLLIASCGGSMAVAVIQAFDTHEARKSYLQSDEFYQFFLHHRLTEQRRLGRLGVYVLKKQFNKKRAPFIEDVFNRYLVHMEQDLSLLLPTLDRPFSAAIPALVVGAKMLFSPSEVGQRRGDRKLYQKILMGTQDVLANVPVEAIRILDDNYEHSAVAKAVHLSAEFSMLQAARISMSDMFYIEPVCSNKTYYAGGAIDLVPMELAKVLAQNIICERKQPYKPQEEALVRAVLGFSGNKRLTDLEQQFPCAHWIDTRDAAEQLAGKYCKKGIDWSRFEVTLSFPIDQQEFAEAMEAQWNYGYEVTLNSLK comes from the coding sequence ATGGCTTATCAACGTGCTGTTTTATTTTCGGGGGGTGGAACCCGGTTCAGTCTATATCTTGGTATGTATGCTGCGTTAGATGAGCTGGGTTTAAAACCAGATCTGCTCATCGCAAGCTGTGGTGGTTCAATGGCAGTGGCTGTTATACAGGCCTTTGATACACATGAAGCGCGCAAGTCCTATCTGCAATCAGACGAGTTTTATCAGTTTTTCCTGCATCATCGGCTTACAGAACAGCGTCGTTTGGGGAGGCTGGGCGTGTATGTTTTGAAAAAACAGTTTAACAAAAAACGGGCGCCCTTTATTGAGGACGTTTTTAATCGCTATCTCGTTCATATGGAACAGGATCTTTCCTTACTATTGCCGACATTGGATAGACCATTCTCAGCAGCAATTCCAGCACTTGTGGTCGGCGCTAAAATGCTATTCAGTCCGTCTGAAGTTGGGCAGCGGCGTGGGGACCGGAAACTCTATCAAAAGATATTGATGGGAACTCAGGATGTATTGGCAAACGTGCCTGTTGAGGCAATAAGAATTTTGGATGATAATTACGAGCATAGTGCAGTGGCTAAGGCAGTTCATTTGAGCGCTGAATTTTCTATGCTACAGGCGGCCCGTATTTCGATGTCCGATATGTTTTATATTGAACCTGTATGCTCCAATAAAACTTATTACGCTGGTGGAGCAATTGATCTTGTTCCAATGGAGCTAGCAAAGGTGCTTGCTCAAAACATTATATGTGAGCGTAAACAACCTTATAAACCACAAGAAGAAGCGTTGGTTCGGGCGGTATTAGGCTTTAGCGGAAATAAACGATTAACAGATTTGGAACAGCAGTTTCCGTGTGCACATTGGATTGATACACGGGATGCCGCGGAACAATTAGCTGGGAAATACTGTAAAAAAGGAATTGATTGGTCTAGATTTGAAGTTACGCTGTCTTTCCCGATTGATCAACAAGAATTTGCTGAAGCGATGGAAGCGCAATGGAACTATGGCTATGAGGTGACATTAAATTCATTGAAATGA
- a CDS encoding phosphatidate cytidylyltransferase, whose translation MADANGKFADVPVRVRSWGYIVLVLAVAFVPATLSPLFVAWITFQGMREFACMFIPEGKMQPLVFLCMALLQALLLYFCSYQAYLLLASVLCLGTALFFKYGLKVKKGAVFGLFLGAVACLLSFSHLAFIRSIKMDGNAFLGLKLVGYIVMLTELNDVFQYLMGKFFGKRKIVPRISPNKTIAGCVGGISLTIILSNLLGYFLLPFQNFLYFSLFGLFFGILGFWGDVLFSYLKRKTGVKDTGTLIPGHGGLLDRIDSLIFNAPLFYALIILLLGN comes from the coding sequence ATGGCTGATGCCAACGGCAAATTCGCAGATGTTCCTGTTCGTGTTAGAAGCTGGGGATATATTGTCTTGGTACTGGCGGTTGCCTTCGTTCCTGCAACATTATCACCCTTGTTTGTGGCCTGGATAACCTTTCAAGGGATGCGCGAGTTTGCTTGTATGTTTATCCCTGAAGGTAAGATGCAACCACTGGTGTTTCTTTGCATGGCATTGTTGCAAGCATTGCTCCTATACTTTTGTTCCTATCAAGCATATCTATTGTTGGCTAGCGTCTTGTGTTTGGGGACTGCTTTGTTTTTCAAATATGGTTTAAAGGTTAAGAAGGGAGCTGTATTTGGGCTGTTTTTGGGCGCGGTAGCTTGTTTGCTATCATTTAGCCATTTAGCTTTTATCCGATCCATTAAAATGGATGGCAACGCGTTCCTAGGACTAAAATTAGTCGGATATATTGTTATGTTAACGGAACTGAATGATGTCTTTCAATACCTGATGGGCAAGTTTTTTGGCAAACGTAAAATCGTTCCGCGTATTAGTCCAAATAAGACAATTGCGGGATGTGTGGGCGGTATCAGCTTAACAATTATATTGAGTAATTTATTGGGCTATTTTTTACTGCCATTTCAGAATTTTCTATACTTTTCGTTGTTCGGTTTGTTTTTCGGTATTTTGGGATTCTGGGGAGATGTCCTTTTTTCCTATCTGAAAAGAAAGACAGGAGTAAAAGATACTGGGACATTAATTCCTGGGCATGGTGGCTTATTGGATCGTATCGATAGTCTGATCTTCAATGCGCCACTGTTTTATGCTTTGATTATCCTGTTGTTGGGGAATTAA